A genomic stretch from Nodosilinea sp. E11 includes:
- a CDS encoding aminoglycoside phosphotransferase family protein — MPDSSLDPKIPFLQDALDSHQAQGQLQSTLPNLRAVTASTLVRHKPGRRALIEYQIDTLDGPLTLLGKIRAKGTDWKSYEVQQALWNQGFAADSPDGFSVPEPLGVVLDWQMWLQRKVPGIPATDILPTPAGIPLARSMATLARKLHHTAIPTTQAHTLADELRILHDRLPLVADQHPQWRSRIEIILQHCDTFATTLYPTSQPPTLIHRDFYPDQILVDHHRLWLVDLDLCCQGDPALDIGNFMAHITEQSLRQMGDSAAMDAQVATLRDTFIQAWISSSAADPTADPNQLPMAIELYNVLSLVRHIHISTRIPSRRHLTEEILILCEIRLQKLVLA, encoded by the coding sequence ATGCCAGATTCGTCGCTAGATCCGAAGATTCCTTTTTTGCAGGACGCCCTCGACTCACACCAGGCTCAGGGGCAACTGCAATCCACCCTTCCTAACCTGCGTGCAGTCACGGCCTCCACCCTGGTTCGCCACAAGCCTGGACGACGCGCTTTGATCGAGTACCAGATCGACACACTAGATGGCCCCCTCACCCTCCTGGGCAAAATTCGCGCCAAAGGCACCGACTGGAAGAGCTACGAAGTCCAGCAAGCCCTATGGAATCAAGGCTTTGCCGCCGATAGCCCTGACGGTTTCTCCGTTCCCGAACCCCTGGGCGTCGTCCTTGACTGGCAGATGTGGCTACAGCGAAAAGTCCCCGGCATTCCCGCTACAGATATACTGCCCACGCCTGCTGGCATCCCCCTCGCCCGTAGCATGGCTACCTTGGCCCGCAAACTTCATCACACCGCCATCCCTACCACCCAAGCCCACACCCTAGCCGACGAACTCCGCATCCTTCACGATCGCCTTCCCCTGGTAGCTGACCAGCATCCCCAATGGCGATCGCGCATTGAAATCATCCTTCAGCACTGCGACACCTTCGCCACCACACTCTATCCAACCAGCCAGCCGCCCACCCTCATCCACCGCGACTTCTACCCCGATCAAATTCTCGTAGACCACCACCGTCTCTGGCTCGTAGACCTCGATCTCTGCTGCCAGGGAGATCCGGCCCTCGATATCGGCAACTTCATGGCTCACATCACCGAGCAGAGCCTGCGGCAGATGGGCGATTCAGCGGCCATGGATGCTCAAGTAGCCACATTGAGAGATACATTTATTCAAGCCTGGATTTCCTCCAGTGCGGCTGACCCTACTGCTGACCCAAACCAACTTCCTATGGCCATTGAGCTTTACAACGTACTGAGCTTAGTTCGTCACATTCATATCAGTACCCGCATCCCTTCTCGTCGCCATTTAACTGAAGAAATTTTGATTCTCTGCGAAATCCGGCTGCAAAAACTTGTGTTGGCCTAA
- a CDS encoding serine/threonine-protein kinase, with protein sequence MADFDGSADSPFVNQILQDRYQIRAMLGRKPGRQTFLAHDLQNQLPVVIKLLLFSPDFTWEDLKLFEREAETLKALDHPSIPQNLDFFEVEIEFGKGFALVQSYIEARSLQQWVQDGCRFSEAELTAIAKDLLDILEYLYRLQPPIIHRDIKPSNVLLKNRSGNSPGEVYLIDFGSVQTAAHGGTVTVVGTYGYMPPEQFGGRSLPASDLYGVGMTLIYLATGQHPADLTQNDLHVEFKHLTSLSESFIDWIEWLTNPSLAKRPESAQDARLHLLKPHQEPKAALTKQKNHLGTTTRPSSSSIFVKATQTTLQLKVPSRQIQYIFTALDSNRNQALWTYLALASMILLSYLELVSLPFFATPFNKFWVTLLFLALGLLVGSRITFLMQQPRRQISSQGEALGHRFASARVLPNTSTNITLQKKNRAVIVTLNLLESVESPVVFQDRLVGISVDAETLTRYRLSLKFLSDDQMIVVDGDRQEIEWLCNGLSDWAGIQAKSWTL encoded by the coding sequence ATGGCCGATTTCGATGGCAGTGCTGACAGTCCGTTTGTAAACCAAATCTTGCAGGATCGCTATCAAATTCGAGCAATGCTAGGTCGCAAACCCGGACGGCAAACGTTTTTGGCGCACGATTTACAAAACCAATTGCCTGTTGTCATTAAACTCTTACTATTTAGCCCAGATTTTACCTGGGAGGATTTGAAATTATTTGAGCGCGAAGCAGAAACCCTTAAAGCTCTTGATCATCCATCGATACCCCAAAACCTTGATTTTTTTGAAGTAGAAATCGAGTTCGGCAAGGGTTTTGCGCTGGTACAAAGTTATATTGAGGCTCGCTCGCTCCAACAATGGGTACAGGACGGATGCAGATTTAGTGAAGCAGAATTAACGGCAATTGCTAAAGATTTGCTAGATATTTTGGAGTATCTTTACCGCCTTCAACCGCCTATCATTCACCGCGATATTAAGCCGAGCAACGTGTTGCTCAAAAACCGCAGCGGCAATAGCCCTGGTGAGGTTTATCTGATTGATTTTGGCTCGGTACAAACAGCCGCTCATGGTGGCACGGTAACAGTGGTTGGCACCTATGGTTATATGCCACCCGAACAATTTGGTGGCCGATCGTTACCCGCATCCGATTTGTATGGTGTCGGTATGACTTTAATTTATTTGGCGACAGGTCAACATCCTGCTGATTTGACTCAGAACGATTTACACGTCGAATTTAAGCATTTGACATCCCTCAGCGAGTCTTTCATTGATTGGATCGAGTGGCTAACGAACCCAAGTCTAGCTAAAAGACCGGAATCAGCACAAGACGCAAGGCTACACCTTCTCAAGCCTCATCAAGAGCCAAAAGCGGCATTGACCAAACAAAAAAACCACTTAGGGACAACAACACGTCCATCCTCATCCTCTATTTTCGTGAAAGCAACTCAAACCACTCTCCAACTAAAAGTACCATCAAGGCAAATCCAGTATATCTTTACAGCTTTAGATAGCAATAGAAATCAGGCATTATGGACTTATTTAGCACTAGCTTCAATGATTTTATTATCTTATCTAGAGCTAGTCTCACTGCCGTTTTTTGCAACACCTTTCAACAAGTTTTGGGTTACATTATTGTTTCTGGCTTTAGGTTTACTAGTAGGTTCTAGGATAACGTTTTTAATGCAACAACCTAGACGTCAAATTTCAAGTCAAGGCGAAGCGCTGGGTCATCGCTTTGCAAGTGCTAGAGTTTTACCCAATACTAGTACTAATATTACACTTCAAAAAAAGAATAGGGCAGTTATTGTTACTCTTAACCTGCTAGAAAGTGTGGAGTCGCCTGTAGTTTTTCAAGACAGACTAGTAGGTATTTCTGTTGACGCGGAGACCTTGACCCGCTATCGGCTCAGCTTAAAATTCCTATCTGATGACCAAATGATTGTCGTCGATGGCGATCGTCAGGAAATCGAATGGCTCTGCAATGGGTTAAGCGATTGGGCAGGCATCCAGGCCAAGTCTTGGACGTTATAG
- a CDS encoding response regulator transcription factor, translating into MSRILIVEDEPRIVSFLAKGLQANGFTTTHAVNAAQATDFALSGDFDLMILDLGLPDKDGMVLLNELRGQGFSQPIIVLTARDDIHDKVNGFEAGADDYVTKPFRFEELLARVKARLRNIQPAGTSNDNILTIGPIVLDRLTRQVQVSGKLVDLSAREFILTETFMRHAGQVLSREQLLDLVWGYDYDPGSNIVDVYVGYLRKKLYSDCIETIRGMGYRMLTSSIKD; encoded by the coding sequence GTGAGCCGAATCTTAATTGTGGAGGACGAGCCCCGGATCGTCTCATTTTTAGCCAAAGGGCTACAGGCCAACGGATTTACTACCACCCATGCGGTCAACGCAGCTCAGGCTACTGACTTTGCCCTCAGTGGCGACTTTGACCTGATGATTCTCGACCTGGGCTTACCTGATAAAGACGGCATGGTGCTGTTGAATGAGCTACGGGGACAGGGTTTTAGCCAGCCCATCATCGTGCTTACGGCAAGGGATGACATCCACGACAAAGTGAATGGGTTCGAAGCCGGAGCCGACGATTACGTCACCAAGCCCTTTCGGTTTGAAGAATTGCTGGCCAGGGTCAAAGCCCGGCTGCGCAATATTCAACCGGCAGGAACCTCAAACGACAACATTCTAACCATCGGCCCCATTGTGCTAGATCGGCTCACCCGGCAAGTGCAGGTTTCAGGCAAACTAGTCGATCTGTCAGCCCGAGAATTTATCCTGACCGAAACCTTCATGCGCCATGCCGGGCAGGTGCTTAGTCGAGAGCAATTGCTCGACCTAGTGTGGGGCTATGACTATGATCCGGGTTCTAACATTGTGGATGTCTATGTGGGCTATTTGCGCAAGAAGCTCTACAGCGATTGCATTGAGACCATACGGGGCATGGGATATCGGATGCTGACCTCTTCGATTAAAGACTAG
- a CDS encoding sensor histidine kinase, producing the protein MVRQILIARLEERVQQSLQQEIEEFRQLRGGNNPGTGQPFNDDIEAIFDVFLSRNIPEDGEYLITIANEEFYRASSLALPAAVKPNAPLVQRWAGLTMPSKGIEMTPSGLVLYQAEPVRLYSESELNSTTGQIGGVFVVAYLTSRARNEVDEAVQIVTQVSLMVLAIASLLAWLAAGKVLAPLRLLSQTARSISESNLTERIPVRGSGDIAELAVTFNDMMDRIEAIFNSQRQLLNDVGHELRTPITIIRGHLELMGSTPEEQQETLDIVLDELDRISRFINELMLLAKAERPDFLTPELIDLTLFTEELFTKITALADRRWRLDFLGTGQFIADRQRLTEAIVNLAQNATHHTEPGDTIALGSALRQGQVYLWVKDTGEGIDPADQQRIFERFVRGNSRKPHPEGTGLGLSIVQAIAQAHGGKVDLNSQPGQGSTFTLALPDKLARELPL; encoded by the coding sequence GTGGTTCGACAGATTTTGATTGCTAGACTGGAGGAACGGGTTCAGCAGTCTCTACAGCAAGAAATTGAAGAATTTCGCCAGCTTAGAGGTGGGAACAATCCGGGCACTGGACAACCTTTTAATGACGACATTGAAGCGATATTTGATGTCTTTTTATCTCGGAATATTCCTGAAGATGGCGAGTATTTAATCACCATTGCCAACGAAGAGTTTTACCGGGCCAGTTCTCTAGCATTACCAGCTGCCGTCAAACCCAATGCGCCCCTAGTACAACGGTGGGCAGGGTTGACCATGCCCAGCAAAGGGATCGAAATGACGCCCTCGGGCCTGGTGCTATACCAGGCAGAACCAGTACGGCTATATTCTGAATCTGAACTGAACTCGACAACCGGACAAATCGGCGGCGTTTTTGTCGTGGCCTACCTGACATCAAGAGCACGGAATGAAGTAGATGAGGCAGTGCAGATTGTCACTCAGGTATCGCTGATGGTGCTGGCGATCGCATCTCTGCTGGCGTGGCTTGCTGCTGGTAAAGTACTGGCCCCCCTGCGACTCCTCAGTCAAACCGCTAGATCTATCAGCGAATCAAACCTGACGGAGCGTATTCCAGTTCGCGGCAGCGGCGACATTGCCGAACTGGCCGTCACTTTCAACGACATGATGGATCGCATTGAAGCTATCTTCAACAGCCAGCGGCAGCTCCTCAACGATGTTGGCCACGAATTGCGCACCCCCATCACCATCATTCGAGGCCATCTAGAACTGATGGGCTCTACCCCTGAAGAGCAGCAAGAAACCCTCGATATTGTGCTAGATGAGCTGGATCGCATCAGCCGATTTATCAATGAGCTAATGCTGTTGGCTAAAGCCGAACGTCCTGATTTCTTAACTCCTGAGTTAATTGACCTGACCCTCTTCACAGAAGAACTCTTCACCAAAATCACGGCACTGGCGGATCGTCGCTGGCGGCTTGACTTCCTGGGAACTGGCCAGTTCATTGCCGACCGCCAGCGCCTGACGGAGGCAATCGTCAATCTGGCACAGAACGCCACCCACCACACCGAACCGGGGGATACGATTGCCCTCGGATCAGCGTTGCGCCAGGGACAGGTTTATCTCTGGGTGAAAGACACCGGTGAAGGCATTGACCCCGCCGACCAACAGCGGATCTTTGAACGCTTTGTTCGTGGCAACAGCCGCAAACCTCATCCAGAGGGCACTGGCCTAGGCTTATCCATTGTGCAGGCCATTGCCCAAGCCCATGGCGGTAAGGTTGATCTAAACAGCCAACCCGGCCAGGGGTCTACCTTTACCCTGGCTCTACCTGACAAGCTAGCCCGAGAGTTGCCATTGTGA
- a CDS encoding HAMP domain-containing sensor histidine kinase, which produces MRLAEFILGNIEPILVDWEAFARSLAPGMKMTKLALRDDAEGMLRGTALDMQTGQSLAQQSSKSKGHGGAGSEESDPLDHASVLHGAARVGSGFDIMEVVSEYRALRASVLRLWRLSCPQIDINDLDDITRFNESIDQSLTAAVGSYTDRVDQSRRMFLAILSHDLRNPLNCISMATQLVLRTANQDSGSAKTLSIIEKNTEVVTRLMDDLIDFASTGIGSAMPLTRDAVDLEKLCRNVFEGFCLAYPQRTLRFHSADDLIGDWDAARLRQVVSNLMGNAMQHRSAEEPVELSVTSEGSTVVLSVHNQGSPIPPEMLDTIFDPLMRHIMPESTAQRVPGSIGLGLYIVHEIVVAHGGTVEVASTAAEGTTFTVRLPQLRPVEGNRQ; this is translated from the coding sequence ATGCGATTGGCAGAATTCATTCTTGGGAACATCGAGCCCATTCTCGTGGACTGGGAAGCGTTTGCACGTAGTCTCGCGCCTGGGATGAAGATGACTAAACTCGCCCTGCGTGACGACGCCGAGGGGATGTTGCGGGGGACGGCGCTGGACATGCAGACCGGCCAAAGCCTTGCCCAGCAGTCGAGCAAGTCTAAAGGCCACGGCGGCGCTGGTAGCGAGGAGAGCGACCCGCTCGACCATGCCTCGGTACTGCACGGCGCGGCCCGTGTGGGCTCGGGTTTTGACATTATGGAGGTCGTCTCTGAATACCGCGCCCTACGCGCCAGCGTGCTCCGCCTGTGGCGTTTGAGCTGCCCGCAGATCGACATCAACGACCTCGACGACATCACCCGATTCAACGAGTCGATCGATCAATCGCTCACCGCAGCCGTTGGCAGTTACACCGATCGCGTCGATCAGTCACGGCGCATGTTTCTGGCAATCCTCAGTCATGACCTACGCAACCCGCTGAACTGCATCAGCATGGCTACACAACTTGTCTTGCGCACTGCAAATCAAGACTCAGGCTCTGCCAAAACGCTGTCGATAATCGAGAAGAACACGGAGGTGGTCACACGGTTGATGGACGACCTGATTGACTTCGCCTCGACGGGGATAGGCAGCGCAATGCCGCTAACGCGCGATGCGGTCGATCTGGAAAAACTTTGTCGCAACGTCTTTGAAGGATTCTGCCTTGCCTACCCTCAGCGTACGCTGCGCTTTCACTCGGCTGACGACCTCATAGGCGACTGGGATGCGGCCCGGCTCCGCCAGGTCGTCTCCAACCTGATGGGTAACGCGATGCAGCACAGGTCAGCTGAGGAACCGGTAGAACTATCGGTCACCTCAGAAGGATCTACCGTGGTCTTGAGCGTACATAACCAAGGGTCGCCAATCCCGCCAGAGATGCTGGACACAATCTTCGATCCGCTCATGCGCCACATCATGCCAGAATCGACAGCGCAGCGCGTTCCGGGTAGCATCGGGCTGGGGTTGTACATTGTGCACGAAATTGTCGTTGCCCACGGAGGAACGGTAGAGGTCGCTTCGACGGCGGCAGAGGGCACAACGTTTACCGTCCGCCTACCGCAGCTACGTCCGGTTGAGGGCAATCGTCAGTAA
- a CDS encoding PAS domain S-box protein, producing MPDKPFKGGDEIETLLRSHDWSQTPLGAIETWTDSLKAAAQILLTELNQAQNPEPMLAASVLPSQNCTQTATLRQAAQSNAFRVTLAEALRPLTDADEIQATAARILGEHLGASRVIYAEVLPGGKDVIVHKNYINGVAELSGQYCLDEFGRNLTDDHRAGRTAIVPNVANSLRYTNREKAMYRAIDIAAHLDVPLIKKDQFVALLAVHQATPRQWTEGEVKWVEETAEQTWATVERARAEAALRKSEAKYRTVFESIDEGFCTIEVLFDADGKPVDHQILQANPAFKRQSGIANLEGKRASELVPGQEQYWNDLYAQVIHTGESIRTEERADALDRWFDVLVSRIGDAAMRQVAIVSTDISARKRAENTVQQTSAELERQVRKWDAIAATVPDFIYTFDLSGRFTYISQALLDLWQKASAEALGKNFFELDYPEDLAARLQHQIQQVIETRQPLKDEMPYTSAIETRAYEYIFAPMFDATGAVEAVAGVTRDITDRKQAEAALRQTSADLERQVRKFDATLSTLTELIFSFDQDGRFLYVNQELLDLWGITAAEAIGKTMAELDYPPAVEQQVLNDMRRVFKTGDTVKNEAAYTNPAGVEGYFEYILSPVFAADDTVESVVGSSRDTSERKRMEIALRENEERFRTLADNMSQFAWMADEAGWIFWYNQRWFDYTGTTLEEMQGWGWQQVHHPDHVDCVVEHFRYCLETGEQWEDTFPLRSRDGTYRWFLSRAIPIRDEQGQILRWFGTNTDITDLKQAEANLQESEELKRRILESSQDCIKVLTLEGRLLYLNVGGLDLLEIDDPASVLNSQWLDFWKNEDRQSAEAALASAQAGNAGQLQGCCPTAKGNLRWWDVIVTPIRDASGRVAQLLSISRDITKQKQAESEQEHLLKREQAAREEAERANRIKDEFLAVLSHELRSPLNPILGWTQLLRNGKLASSRQMDALATIERNAKLQSQLIEDLLDVSRIMQGKLTLTAAPVSLAFVIAAAVETVRLAADAKNIQITLDLDPNVAPVSGDAARLQQIVWNLLSNAVKFTDNGGQVTVQLRQVAAAGRGNAVAQIRVIDTGKGISPQFLPHVFEYFRQEDGSTTRKFGGLGLGLAIVRQIAELHGGKVNAESSGEHQGATFIVQLPALPQAPPILFEQNQLQSASETRLDNVQILLVEDDADAREFQAFLLEQHGATVAAVASGVEALQTLEQLIPDVIVSDIGMADMDGYRLMQQIRSRPPAQGGTVPAIALTAYAAEIDQKRALEVGFQTHLTKPLEPERFVSEIVTLLKPKRV from the coding sequence ATGCCCGACAAGCCTTTTAAAGGCGGTGATGAGATAGAAACACTCCTGCGATCGCACGATTGGTCACAAACGCCTCTAGGGGCGATCGAAACCTGGACGGACAGCTTGAAAGCGGCAGCGCAAATTCTGTTGACTGAACTCAATCAAGCTCAAAACCCAGAACCGATGCTGGCTGCATCGGTTCTGCCATCACAGAATTGCACCCAAACAGCTACCTTACGCCAAGCGGCCCAATCCAATGCGTTTCGGGTCACCCTTGCCGAGGCACTGCGCCCGCTAACCGATGCTGATGAGATTCAAGCCACCGCTGCCCGGATTCTGGGCGAACACTTAGGGGCTAGCCGCGTCATCTATGCTGAAGTATTGCCGGGCGGCAAGGACGTAATTGTCCATAAAAACTATATAAATGGTGTTGCCGAGCTGAGCGGGCAATATTGTTTAGACGAGTTTGGACGTAATTTGACCGATGACCATCGAGCGGGGCGAACGGCGATCGTTCCCAATGTAGCGAACTCCCTCAGATATACAAACCGCGAAAAGGCCATGTATCGGGCGATCGATATTGCGGCACATCTCGATGTTCCCCTGATCAAAAAGGATCAATTCGTGGCGCTGCTGGCGGTTCATCAGGCAACCCCGCGGCAATGGACAGAGGGCGAGGTGAAATGGGTTGAAGAGACAGCAGAGCAGACCTGGGCAACGGTTGAACGTGCCCGTGCTGAAGCCGCGCTACGTAAATCTGAAGCGAAATATCGCACGGTGTTCGAGTCGATTGACGAAGGCTTTTGCACCATTGAAGTGCTCTTCGATGCCGATGGCAAGCCAGTTGATCACCAGATTTTGCAAGCGAATCCTGCCTTCAAGCGGCAATCTGGTATTGCTAACCTAGAAGGCAAAAGGGCAAGCGAACTGGTACCGGGGCAAGAACAGTATTGGAATGACCTTTACGCTCAAGTCATTCACACCGGTGAGTCCATCCGCACTGAAGAGCGAGCTGACGCGCTTGATCGCTGGTTCGACGTTTTGGTTTCACGGATCGGCGATGCCGCAATGCGTCAGGTAGCGATCGTATCGACTGATATCAGCGCTCGCAAACGAGCGGAAAATACGGTGCAACAAACCTCTGCTGAACTCGAACGACAAGTGCGAAAGTGGGACGCGATCGCCGCTACCGTCCCCGATTTTATTTATACCTTCGATTTGTCTGGACGATTCACTTACATTAGTCAAGCGTTACTCGACCTGTGGCAAAAAGCATCGGCTGAAGCACTGGGAAAAAACTTTTTTGAGTTAGATTACCCCGAAGATTTAGCGGCTCGATTGCAACATCAGATTCAGCAAGTGATCGAGACGCGCCAACCGCTTAAAGATGAAATGCCTTACACGAGCGCGATTGAAACCAGAGCCTACGAGTATATTTTTGCGCCAATGTTTGATGCGACTGGCGCAGTCGAGGCCGTCGCAGGAGTAACGCGAGATATCACCGATCGCAAACAGGCAGAAGCAGCGTTGCGGCAAACCTCAGCCGACCTCGAACGTCAAGTGCGAAAGTTTGATGCAACGCTTTCGACCCTCACTGAATTGATATTTAGCTTTGATCAAGATGGGCGGTTTCTTTACGTCAATCAAGAATTGCTCGACTTGTGGGGAATCACTGCAGCAGAGGCGATTGGCAAGACAATGGCTGAACTTGATTATCCCCCAGCCGTTGAGCAGCAAGTGCTGAACGATATGCGACGAGTCTTTAAGACCGGAGATACCGTTAAAAACGAAGCTGCCTACACTAATCCAGCCGGAGTCGAGGGCTACTTTGAATATATTTTGAGCCCAGTGTTTGCCGCCGATGACACCGTAGAATCTGTTGTCGGTTCATCTCGCGACACCAGCGAACGCAAACGGATGGAGATTGCTCTGCGGGAAAACGAGGAGCGTTTCCGCACTCTGGCAGATAATATGTCTCAATTCGCCTGGATGGCAGACGAGGCTGGTTGGATCTTCTGGTACAACCAGCGCTGGTTCGACTACACGGGAACGACCTTAGAGGAGATGCAGGGTTGGGGCTGGCAACAGGTGCATCATCCGGATCATGTCGATTGCGTGGTTGAGCATTTCCGCTACTGTCTTGAAACGGGTGAGCAATGGGAAGACACCTTTCCGCTCCGAAGCAGAGACGGAACCTATCGTTGGTTTCTGTCTCGTGCCATCCCGATCCGAGATGAGCAAGGACAGATTTTGCGCTGGTTTGGCACGAACACTGATATTACCGATCTCAAACAGGCAGAAGCCAACCTGCAAGAGAGTGAAGAACTGAAGCGACGCATTCTAGAAAGCAGTCAAGACTGCATCAAAGTTTTAACGTTAGAGGGACGACTTCTCTACCTAAATGTAGGCGGATTGGATCTCCTAGAAATTGACGATCCGGCCTCTGTTTTGAACAGCCAATGGCTCGATTTCTGGAAAAACGAAGACCGCCAAAGTGCAGAAGCCGCGCTTGCATCTGCCCAAGCAGGCAATGCCGGTCAACTTCAAGGCTGCTGCCCCACGGCAAAGGGCAACTTGAGGTGGTGGGATGTCATCGTCACTCCCATCCGAGATGCATCGGGAAGGGTTGCACAACTGTTATCAATCTCGCGCGACATCACAAAGCAAAAGCAAGCTGAATCAGAACAAGAGCACCTGCTAAAGCGAGAACAAGCGGCACGAGAAGAAGCAGAACGCGCCAACCGGATCAAAGACGAATTTTTGGCAGTGCTGTCCCACGAGTTGCGATCGCCCCTGAATCCAATTTTGGGCTGGACACAACTGCTGCGAAACGGTAAACTCGCCTCCTCCCGTCAAATGGATGCCTTAGCCACGATTGAGCGCAACGCCAAACTACAATCGCAACTAATTGAGGACTTGCTTGACGTTTCCCGCATCATGCAGGGCAAGCTCACTTTAACAGCCGCTCCAGTTAGTTTGGCATTTGTCATTGCTGCTGCCGTTGAAACCGTGAGGTTAGCGGCAGACGCGAAAAATATTCAAATCACACTTGATCTTGACCCAAACGTTGCTCCGGTCTCGGGCGATGCTGCTCGACTGCAACAAATAGTCTGGAACCTGCTCAGCAATGCGGTCAAGTTCACAGACAATGGTGGACAGGTAACGGTTCAACTACGGCAAGTCGCTGCCGCAGGCAGGGGAAATGCGGTGGCCCAAATTCGAGTTATCGATACGGGTAAAGGAATCAGCCCGCAATTTCTGCCCCATGTGTTTGAGTATTTTCGCCAAGAAGACGGCTCCACGACTCGCAAATTTGGCGGTCTGGGATTGGGACTAGCGATCGTGCGGCAAATTGCGGAATTGCACGGCGGTAAGGTCAACGCAGAGAGCAGCGGTGAGCATCAAGGTGCGACCTTCATCGTGCAGCTACCGGCTCTGCCTCAGGCACCGCCGATCCTTTTTGAACAAAACCAGCTTCAATCCGCTTCAGAAACACGCTTAGACAACGTGCAAATTTTGCTCGTTGAGGACGATGCCGATGCTCGTGAGTTTCAGGCTTTCCTGCTGGAGCAGCACGGGGCAACCGTAGCAGCCGTTGCTTCAGGTGTAGAAGCGCTGCAAACGTTAGAGCAGCTTATTCCAGATGTGATTGTCAGCGATATTGGCATGGCAGACATGGATGGCTACAGGCTAATGCAGCAGATTCGCTCGCGTCCACCCGCTCAGGGAGGGACGGTGCCAGCGATCGCGCTCACGGCTTATGCCGCCGAAATCGATCAAAAGAGAGCCCTCGAAGTTGGCTTTCAAACACACTTGACGAAACCGTTAGAGCCAGAACGATTCGTCAGCGAGATTGTAACCCTGCTCAAGCCCAAGCGAGTCTAG
- a CDS encoding helix-turn-helix transcriptional regulator, producing MAFHQNYLGIEQPAVGQLIRELRQTLKLTQEKFAAQLGVSFPTINRWENGHATPSPLALRQIETLLNQLVESPNGALRERSRAIQGKYLPSRMLKA from the coding sequence GTGGCTTTTCATCAAAACTATTTAGGGATTGAGCAGCCTGCCGTTGGTCAACTGATTCGAGAGCTTCGGCAAACCTTAAAACTGACCCAGGAGAAGTTTGCGGCTCAACTTGGAGTCTCCTTTCCTACCATCAATCGTTGGGAAAACGGACATGCCACCCCTTCTCCCTTAGCACTCAGACAAATTGAAACTTTGCTGAACCAGTTAGTAGAGTCACCTAATGGAGCCCTACGGGAGCGCAGTCGGGCAATCCAAGGAAAATACTTGCCCTCAAGGATGCTAAAAGCATGA